The genomic region GAGGCTCAAGTGGtccaagaagaaaaagaaacgaGAGGTCCATAACGGTTTAAGGAAGCCCACGTCAGGAGAGGCCTGTAACACCCTAGAAGGCCCAAGGGTACTTGGCAGGCGGCCCTAGCGGGTGTTCCTCAAAGAACAGATTGGCAAAGGAGGCTCAGTAGGCCCTCAAGGACACATGGCTCTTTCAGAGACAAAATACCAAACCCTAGCAGGCTCCAACAGTCTCTCCTGAATCTGGGGGGTATTCCCTAACTGCCTCTCAAATCCGAAGGGTATAAGCCAACACCAAagcagagagagagatcaaTCTTATCCAACATCTTTGAGGCCATAATCCCTCCAAATCTAGAACCTCTTGCAAAAATCTTGTTGTTGCCTATAAATAAGGACATCCCTAGTAGGAGAAGGGGGGCAAGGTCAAAAGATGAACAACTAGAAGGAGAATTGGCCTTCATATATTCATCCACACACGATCAAATtcatacaattatattcacaTGACTAGAATGACCTCCTCCAGAAAGGAAACGACACGAGGGACACCTCTCTCACGCCCCTCTTACTCTCTAGTCATTCTCCAAGCACTCTGCAAGTATCATGTGTTTTTGctcttttcataaatttttattcacaatatatcgatttcaaatcatatttgtttacctttttcaCTTCATTCaatctcaaattcaatattgaattgggcatcggagtgctaacgcCTTTTATGTAGGTCCCCCCTTCAAGATCTGCATACGCTTTGGCTCAAACTTTGAACAATAATCCATATGCATTGGACCCATACATTTTTTGAATGCATCATTGGTGTCATCTACGGGAACGTAGAGTTAAAGACATGAATAACAATGAAAACACCTAGCCCGTCAGGTTGTTCCAGGGACACCCCTAGCCTCCGCTAGTGGGACGACAATCCCAGGACCTCCTAGGCCTGCTGATTGGGCCTCCACGCCACAGGACCTCCTTAGGCACCTCCCCAGGGGGTTCCCCCCAAGACTCCTATAGATCATACAGCAGATGATTGTGGCGGTCATACGAAAGTATATATCCATACTAGTCTGAGCTTGCGCGATGTCCCTGTCCAACGTGGATGTCTCAAAAGAGAAAGATAAAATAGTACCCTTGCCCTTGCAACGCTGGTCGCAGGAAGCCAGGGAACCTCCTCTCTAACCTAATAGGATGTCCCTCTTTAGTGGCTCACACGTCCGGAATGCCTGCAGAAAGGCCTCCAAGACATCCAGTACCAAATCCTGGGAGCGCTCTCGGAGGAGCAACAAGGCATCCCCTTCAGCGAAAAAATCCTGACAAACGAACTCCCCCTTAGAGAAAATAGATTGACAAAGGTAGGTCCAATAGGCCCTCAAGGACACGTGGCTCCCTCAAAGAGAAGAATCCAAACCCTAACAAATTCCAACAGCCTCCCCTGAATCTAGGGGGTATTCCCCAACTACCCCTCAAATGCGAAGGGGATCAGCCATCACCAAATTTGAGAGAGATCAATTTTATCCAACACCTTTGATGCCATAATCCCCCTAAATTGGGGACCTCCTCCAATAATCTTGTTGTTGCTTATAAATAGGGACATCCTCCAATAGGAGAAGAGGGCAAGGTCAAAAGATGGATGATCAAAAGGAGAATTGACCGGTCATACATTCATCCACACAACCATATTCACACGACTAGAAGGACCTCCTCCAAAAAGGACACGACATGAGGGACACCTCTCTCACGCCCCCTCTCACTCTCTAATCATTCTCTATACCCTCTACAAGCCCATTATCACGCGTTCTTGCtctttttatcaattttatttatcatatctcgattttcaatcatatttatttactttttggcTTTATTCAATCTCACATTCAATATTGACTTGGACGTCGGGGTGCTAACATCTTTTTTGCAGATCCCCCTTCAGGATCCGCATACACTTCGGCCCAAGCTTTGTACAATAGTCTATATCTATTAGATCCATGCGTTTTTTTaaactcatcaaatttatacatgcatatatatatatatatacttaaataaatatataattaataaaaccaaaaggcttgatgaactaataaaaaaaatatacaatcaatatatatttatatatatactaataatataatgtataaatttattttgattttaatttgacaaacaagtgaaattaaaataaaatgagctCCAAGAACTGAACTAAGtactttaaaattacaaaaatgaaaagagttCAATGAACAAGTAAAACTAGAATTAGACAAAGCTTTAACAAATGGtgattttgacattttaaattttttttatttatatattacaagtGTTTGAGAGTTTTGACAATCTAATTGTGGATAGGGTCCTAATCTCTTCTTGGTCATGCACATGGAATGACACACTGTTGAGAGCTAATGGAGATTTATTCTGGAGTCATGGTCAGCCTTTAAGACCTGCACGTAGAAAGACAATGATGACTTAGAACAATGACAAGAGTCGTCACTCTCCATTAGtgcaatttttctaatttgagtttcatttcattgttatatgtaattgtgataaattatcatacaaatattttatatatataaaaaaattctattataattataaacacaaatcacGCACTAATCTAATAGCTTATTGCTATGTCAATATGATCCTTCCCTATGGAAAACTTCTTAACCATTTTCTTGTGGGCTTAAAGCATCATGCATAGAGGGCATCAAACAAATAGAAACATGTTCGCATTCTTGAAAAACTAGATGCAAATAGAGGACaaaaatttgatcattttcagCTTCAAGTCAATTAGCAGAAAAACACTAATTAAACTGTGTACTTACTTCAGAGTCTGCAAGAGACAAAGTATGAACAGAATTTCCTGATCTGCTGAGCAACAAGAGAGGACAAAGGTGCTTTAATGGAACTTCTCTTGGGACAGCTTTTTGAACATATCTGTCATAATGTCATAAAAATTGTCACTACTAACTATGAATGTATGAATATAAAAGGAATATTAGCAGACTGAAGATAGTGTCATCTTATTTCTTGCATTAGTTCAAAACCTGAGCAAAATGTTACCATCCGAGCAATTTGATTCCACCAGAGTTCAAAATGAGTCAAAGGGTATTCAGAATGGAGTGGAGGAATGGGACGGAACTGACATCAGCCTGTTTAGTTCTAACATAGGCTTCTTTCAGGCTCAGGGAAATGCAGCTGAGGTAGGACAGGCCTTGTCTGAGAATGAAATTCATCGACAAATGCAAGACTTCAAAGAGTTTTGCAACTTAGATGATTTGTATGTTGATGTTGTATCTCCTCCTTTTCAATCTTGTGATGATAACGAGATCAGGACCATTCTTGGTATCAGCTCCCAGAGTTCTGAGCAGACAGAAGTCGGACAGGAAGGGTCATATGTGCCCCTGGAGAGATATTTTGAGCTTCTGAGGAGACACCAGGGCAAGCGGTTAAGATCAGATGGAGAAAAATCTAATGCAGATTCTCAAACACAAACAACACATAGTCGAAGCTCAATGATGTCAACTGAAAAAATCATAGAACTGGCCACTGAAAATTTCATCCAGGCCATCTCCAAGAGCAAAGAAATCTCCGTAGTTAGCCATCCGTATCCAAGTTCGATGACTTTAGGCTACTCTACAGACGACTTAAAAGCAATTGAACTTGTGCAGAATCTTCTGTTGTCGGCTGATAAAGTAGATGAGAAGAAGTACGAATGTGCTAGAAAACTCCTGGAGGAGTGTGACAGAATGAGCTCATCTGCAGGTACTCCCATTCAGAGACTTGTGCTCTATTTCGCGGAAGCTCTGTATGAGAAGATTGATAGGGAAACGGGATCGATATCACCGAAAGGTATGGGGAAAAGAATTTTACATCCTCGTGAGGATTTGCAGCATACTAATAAATTCCGAATTTCCCTTCACAAaaatcaacctctctctcagATTGCACAGTTTGCAGGAATCCAAACTGTTATAGAACATGTAGCAGAGGCCAGAAAGGTCCATGTTATTGACCTTGGGATCAGAAGTGGATTGCAATGCACAATCTTGATGCAAGAACTTGCAGCTCGACAGGAACGTAATGTTCAGCATCTTAGGATAACTGCTGTCGGAACCAGATCAAGGCCATCAATAGAGCAGACAGGAAGACAATTGATGGCCTTTGCTGAGTCCTTGAACTTGAACTTCTCTTTTCATATAGTCATGGTAGCCGATATCTTGGACCTCAACGAGCGCCTCTTTGAGCTGGATGCTGATGAAGCTGTTGCTGTCTACTCGGCCTATACTCTCATGCATATGATCGGACAGGCTGATCAGCTTGAACATATCATGAGAGTGATCAAAAGCATTAGGCCTTGTGTTATGATTGTCACAGAACTGGAGGCAAATTTTAATTCTCCAGTTTTTGTACGCCGTTTCGTTGAAGCCCTTTTCTTCTATGGTGCGTTCTTCGACTCCATGGCAGaatgtttgaaaaatgatGAGGGAAACAGAAGGGAGGCGGAATCTATATGTTTCAGTTCAACCATAAGAGACGTTGTGGCAGCAGAAGAAAGCAAAAGGAAGATCAGGCATGTGCGTTTAAATGTCTGGAGAGCATTCTTTGCACGTTTTGGGCTAGCGGAGACAGACCTGGGCATGTCATCTCTTTATCAAGCAAATTTGGTGCGGCAGGGATTCCCGTCTGGCAGCTCGTGTACATTAGGCATGAATGGCAAATGCTTAACTATAGGGTGGAAGAGGACACCTCTTTGTACAGTTTCAGCATGGAAGTTCCTGAGAGATTCTGATGGATGAGAAGCTGAATGTTTAGTTTTCTGTTTCCCTTTTAGAGATCCTTTCTCCAGTCAGAATGTAGTTGTCAGACAGCACTCCTGTATGGCTGTTACGGACAAATACGTGGAAGAATAGCAAGTATTGTTAGATATCATCAGTCTGTACTTTGAACCATGGATCCTATTGTCTTATTGATAATATCATTTGTTTACAATCATAAGTTGGTTTCAGTGCTTGTCTTTTCTAAATGTGAAAATCTTATCAGATACATTGAACTCAATAGCAGATCATTACTTACCTCTGGAGAGTAGACATGGCATGATATCAACGGTCTAACCTATGCAAGACCGCTGGTAACCAGGGCTTAACAGGCCTACATACTCGTAAATCTAGTCGGATCAATTTGAATGAAAGAGGAGAAGATTAAAGTGCTTAGTGAACATTGACAATTAGATGGGCAAAATGCTCTTTCTATCCTATATCCACATCAAAATATAGACGTAAATATAGCTGATAGATTGATACATACAGAAATAGATATATCAACCATACAGATTTACAGCTATTGTTACCTTACTTAGGACATATCATCAGAAGTTGTACACGatgcaagaaagaaaagttgtCTTTGACTGACTTGCATTCCATGCTTTCCCTGTAAAGACCTGATATCCTCAACCTGGGAGAAATTTTTGTGTTCAAATTGACAATCACATCCACAAAATGTTTTCTCACTTTTCTAAGCTATATATATTCGTCCAGGTTTGTGTAATTGGCTGCAGAGGAACAACTAGCACTACTAGAAATTCCATTTTTTGCAAATGAAATACTTCTGTAGCTGGAAAAAAAAGGTACAACATCATTAcaagaatttcatattcattttaatCAGCTATGCAACCAGAGAGGACAAAGGTGCCTTCATGCAAGTTCTCTTGGGACAGCTTTCATTTGAATACatctttataaaaattgtcaCCACCAACGATGAACTTGTCGGGGGATGATGGAAAGTCGTTTTCATGTTATgagttaaaaatgaatatgatcTGCATTCAGACAGTGAAGGAGAAGACGTTTATTAATTCTTGCATGACTTCCGAACACCTTTCAGATACTGAGCAAAATGTTCACTGCTAAGATATTTGATTCAAGAGGAGTTCCAAACGAATCTAGTGTGTCAAGTGGTACTTACAATGAAGAAGCTAAGAAGTCGAGTAACTCATTTGGAGTTGAAGGATGGGAAGACACTCATATCGACACGTCTGGTGATGCAGCTGAGCTAGGACATTCCCTGTCTGAAGTTCATCGGCAGCTGCGAGACTACAAAGAGTTTGGGAACTTAGATGATTTGTATCTTGATGTTGTCTCCCCTCCTTTGCAATCATGTAATGACAATGAGATCAGGATGATTCTTGGTATCGGATCCCAGAATCCTGAGCTGATTGATGCCAAGCAGAAAGGATCGTATGTGCTCCCCATGAGATCTTTCGAGCTTCTAAGGAGACACGGAATCAAACGCTCAAGATTAGAAGGACAAATATGTTATACGGTTTGTCAGACACAATCCACTTATACTCAAGGTTCAAGGATGTCAACTGAAAACATCATTGAACTGGCTGCGGAAAATTTCGTCCAGCCCATGTCAAAGACTAAAGAGATCTCTGTAGTTAGCCATCCGTATCCAAGCTCAATCACTTTAGACCGTTCCGACGACAACTTAAAAGCGGTTCAACTTGTGCAGAACCTTTTGTTGTCTGCTGAGAAACTAGATGAAAAGAAATACGAACAAGCTAGAAAAATCCTGGAGGGGTGTGACAGAATGAGTTCATCTACAGGAACCCCCATTCAGAGACTTGTGTTCTATTTCACAGGAGCTCTGTATGAGAAGATTGATAGGGAAAATGGAACAGTATCGACAAAGGGCTTAGGGAAGCAGATTTTAGACCCTCTCGAGGACTTACAGCCTGATCAAAGGTTCCAAATTTCATTTCACAAAAACCACCCTCTCTGTCAGATTACACAGTTCTCAGCAATGCAAGCTGTTATAGATCATGTAGCAGAGGCCACAAAGATCCATGTTATTGATCTTGATATCAGAAGTGGAGTGCAATCCACAATCTTGATGCAAGCACTTGTAGGCCGACAGGAACATCCAGTTCAGCACCTGACGATAACTGCTGTAGGGACCAAATCAAAGGCCTTGATCGAGCAGACAGGGAAACGATTGATGGCCTTTGCTGAGTCCTTGAAATTGAAGTTCTCTTTTCATATAGTCATGGTAGCTGATATCTTGGAACTCAATGAAAACCTCTTTGAACTGAATGCTGATGAAGCGGTTGCTGTCTATGCTGCCTTTGCTCTCACGTATATGATTGCACAGGCTGATCAGCTTGAACATATCATGAgagtgataaaaaatattaagccGTGTGTTATGATTGTAGTAGAAATAGACACAAATTGCAATTCTCCAACTTTTGTATGGCGTTTTGTTGAAGCCCTTTTCTTCTACGGTGCATTTTTCGATTCCTTGGCAGAATGCATGAAGAATGATGAGACAAACAGAAGGCATGCGGAGTCCACTTGTTTCAGATCCTCCATAAGAAATATCGTGGCTGCTGAAGGAGGCGAAAGGAGGGTCCGTCTTGTCGATTTAAGCGTCTGGAGGGCATTTTTCACACGTTTTGGCCTAGTGGAGTTAGAACTGAGCATGTCATCTCTATATCAAGCACACTTGTTGCGCCAAAGCTTCCCCTGTCACAGCTCGTGTACATTAGGCATGAATGGCAAATGCCTAACTATAGGATGGAAGGGGACACCTCTTTGTACACTTTCTGCATGGAAGTTTCAAAGAGATATCGATGAATGAAAGCTGAATGTTGTTTTCAGCTTCCCTTTCAGTGATCTTTAATCTTTTCTGTATGCACTTGTCCAACAGAATTCCCTGTATGTACATTATCGATGATACATATGTATTTGGACAATAGCAAATATACCAGGTAGTATCTATGGTATAAAAAGGTTGTGTATATTCCTTGTTCTCTATAGGTTCATTTATATAGCTGTACAAGAAGCTAAATATGGTAAAATCCTTACAagataaattctaatttacaGCACTAGTGGACAACTGTACATAAACATGGATAAACCAGTTACTGCCAGTTGGATGATGACGTTTGTTTATAATCATCCGTTGGCTTTACTTGCATTCGGAGAGTAGACGTGGCATGATGTCAACCGTTTCAAGCAGGCAGAACGATGGTTACGAGGTTTCGTGGACTGACCCATAAGTTTTGTCGGATCAATGCAGATAAAAAGACACGAACTTTGGAGTGTTAGTAGTGAATACTGACAAGGTGGGGGCATTCCATACCTCTATCCACATCATAGATGCGAATATTGACAATGTTGCCTTCCTCAGTACATGACTACCAGGTATTGATTGTCCTTTCTTTAAGTGCATTATTGTGAAAAACAAGATTTTGTACATAAcgccaaaagaaaaatcatctTCTCTGCTTGCCTTCGATACTTTCCCTGTGGAACCCTATAGCTCCAACCTGGCCCAACTTTTTGTTTACAAGTTGAGGATCACATGCACAAAACGTCTGGATTTGTTTCTCACTTCTCTGGGCTATCATTGCCCTGTAGATGTACAACGTTTTCTGCAAAGAAAACGCCTAATATAgctgaggaaaaagaaatcgctgcaattttcacattttcttgTAGTCGCAGTTGTATCAGAACCGAGGCCAAAACAAGAGGTACATGGCATCCCAATGTGAAGAAACCAAAACCGAAACAGACAACGGGAGTCCATCCGTAGTTTCTCATCATGCTGGAGCCAAGAACGAAGTTCCATGGACTCCACAGCCTCCATTTGAAATACTAAACAAGTATGCAAGCCACATAAAACGTTTCAGATGCGGCAAAATCATCAGCCCTGCCCCTGAAACAACGGTCGGCCGCTTCCCTGGTCAGGAGTTATCAGCTGACAGCATTCTTGCATTAGCAAAAATGAGACTACTTCAGCATACTTCTCAAAGCACTGGTGATTCCAACTCAGGGTACCCTATTAATTATGATCCTGATCTTTCATCTGAGAATTATAAAGATGTTGAACTCACTTCTTATCTTCTCAATGCTGCCGAGAAGTTCGCCAACCAGCAGTTTGATTGTGCAGAGAAATTGCTCCGCAGGTGCATCCTTCTTTCCTCCAATGCTGATAGTCCTGTTGAGAGGGTCGTCAAGTTTTTTGCTGAGGCGCTACGTGAGAGGGTCGACATTGAAAGAGGGAAAATCGATCTACACAAGAATATATTTCATCTAGAGGATACATTGTTTGATTATCATCCTGCCGTACTTGCATTGGAACAAAAACTCCCTTCAGCTCAGGTCACTCAGTTCACTGCCATTCAGGCTGTCTTGGACGGTGTTGGAATGGCTAGAAAAATCCATTTGGTTGACTTCGGGATCAAAACCGGTCTGCACTGGTCGATAATGATGCAAGGCCTTGCTAACCGGGAAAACTGCCAACTCGAGCTACTCAAGATCACAGCTGTAGGAACGTCGAAAGTTAGGCTTGAGGAAACAGGCAGGAGGCTGTCATCTTTTGCAGAGTCCATGAACTTGTCCTTTCTGTACAAAACAGTTGTATCAGAAACGAAGGGCCTCAAGAAAGACTCATTCGAGTTTGATCCCGACGAAGTCGTGGCTGTATACTCGGGTCTGTGCCTATGGTCACAACTAGTATGGCCTAATCAGTTAAAAGAATTCCTACAGTTTGTCAAGAACCTCAGTCCATGTGTGATAGTGGTGAATGAAATCGAGGCCAGCACCAACACATCGATCTTCATCGACCGTTTTCATGGGGCGCTCTCGTTCACCATAGCAACGTTCGACTGTCTCGACACGTGCCTAAAGGGCAAAACGATATACAGGAAAATCATTGAAGACGTGTTTTTCAGGGCCATGATCAGGAATATCATTACAGCAGAAGATGAAGAGAGGATTTACAGGCATGCcaagatttgtttttggagggAACTGTTTGCAGAGTTTAATATTGTGGGAGTAGAGCTGAGTGATTCAATCTTGTATCAGGCAAGATTGTTGATCAAGGGAAATGCTGCCTGGGATTCTTGCACACTAGACGTGAATGGAAACTACATGGTAATGGGGTGGAAAGGAACTCCATTACAGTCAATTTCTGCATGGAAGATCCATGAACAGAACAACCAGCATGATTAGGACAACCTTATGCTTTCATATAAATAGGTTCTGAACATCGTTGTGCAGCTGCAATGATCGatgtaagaaagaaagaaagaactcACAAGGGCAAAACGGGCTTTTCACAATCAAGAAAGACCACGTATTTGGATTCATTATACATTCATGCTAATTACCAAAATGCCCGTTGCAATATTGCAACTATAACCGTAGTTAGAGGACAAGATTGTCTTTTCACAGTGGGCGTAATTAATGCGCCATATCGTATAAACACCCCCACTCATAAGAGAAGGTGGAAGAAATTGCACGAATTTTGTGGAATTATTATAGTATGTCTAATCGAATATTTAACATGTTATTTTATGTCGCTTTTTTGCagaattaatcaagaaatgcATAAGTTTGGTTGTAGGTAGGACGGCTATCATAACATTAACATGTCAAGTACTCTTCATATTCTTGCATTTGTTGTCTTGTTTTGTTATGGTAAGATGTTGATGTTTACACAACGTAAGGTAATTGTTGTCTTCACTATTTTGCATGCCTTAATATCACCAACACAAAATCCATATCTAGAAAAGCTTTAAGGATATTGAcataagtaatttatattcaaa from Sesamum indicum cultivar Zhongzhi No. 13 linkage group LG3, S_indicum_v1.0, whole genome shotgun sequence harbors:
- the LOC105157049 gene encoding DELLA protein RGL1-like; the protein is MLPSEQFDSTRVQNESKGIQNGVEEWDGTDISLFSSNIGFFQAQGNAAEVGQALSENEIHRQMQDFKEFCNLDDLYVDVVSPPFQSCDDNEIRTILGISSQSSEQTEVGQEGSYVPLERYFELLRRHQGKRLRSDGEKSNADSQTQTTHSRSSMMSTEKIIELATENFIQAISKSKEISVVSHPYPSSMTLGYSTDDLKAIELVQNLLLSADKVDEKKYECARKLLEECDRMSSSAGTPIQRLVLYFAEALYEKIDRETGSISPKGMGKRILHPREDLQHTNKFRISLHKNQPLSQIAQFAGIQTVIEHVAEARKVHVIDLGIRSGLQCTILMQELAARQERNVQHLRITAVGTRSRPSIEQTGRQLMAFAESLNLNFSFHIVMVADILDLNERLFELDADEAVAVYSAYTLMHMIGQADQLEHIMRVIKSIRPCVMIVTELEANFNSPVFVRRFVEALFFYGAFFDSMAECLKNDEGNRREAESICFSSTIRDVVAAEESKRKIRHVRLNVWRAFFARFGLAETDLGMSSLYQANLVRQGFPSGSSCTLGMNGKCLTIGWKRTPLCTVSAWKFLRDSDG
- the LOC105157050 gene encoding DELLA protein RGL2-like, producing MFTAKIFDSRGVPNESSVSSGTYNEEAKKSSNSFGVEGWEDTHIDTSGDAAELGHSLSEVHRQLRDYKEFGNLDDLYLDVVSPPLQSCNDNEIRMILGIGSQNPELIDAKQKGSYVLPMRSFELLRRHGIKRSRLEGQICYTVCQTQSTYTQGSRMSTENIIELAAENFVQPMSKTKEISVVSHPYPSSITLDRSDDNLKAVQLVQNLLLSAEKLDEKKYEQARKILEGCDRMSSSTGTPIQRLVFYFTGALYEKIDRENGTVSTKGLGKQILDPLEDLQPDQRFQISFHKNHPLCQITQFSAMQAVIDHVAEATKIHVIDLDIRSGVQSTILMQALVGRQEHPVQHLTITAVGTKSKALIEQTGKRLMAFAESLKLKFSFHIVMVADILELNENLFELNADEAVAVYAAFALTYMIAQADQLEHIMRVIKNIKPCVMIVVEIDTNCNSPTFVWRFVEALFFYGAFFDSLAECMKNDETNRRHAESTCFRSSIRNIVAAEGGERRVRLVDLSVWRAFFTRFGLVELELSMSSLYQAHLLRQSFPCHSSCTLGMNGKCLTIGWKGTPLCTLSAWKFQRDIDE
- the LOC105157051 gene encoding DELLA protein RGL1-like — protein: MASQCEETKTETDNGSPSVVSHHAGAKNEVPWTPQPPFEILNKYASHIKRFRCGKIISPAPETTVGRFPGQELSADSILALAKMRLLQHTSQSTGDSNSGYPINYDPDLSSENYKDVELTSYLLNAAEKFANQQFDCAEKLLRRCILLSSNADSPVERVVKFFAEALRERVDIERGKIDLHKNIFHLEDTLFDYHPAVLALEQKLPSAQVTQFTAIQAVLDGVGMARKIHLVDFGIKTGLHWSIMMQGLANRENCQLELLKITAVGTSKVRLEETGRRLSSFAESMNLSFLYKTVVSETKGLKKDSFEFDPDEVVAVYSGLCLWSQLVWPNQLKEFLQFVKNLSPCVIVVNEIEASTNTSIFIDRFHGALSFTIATFDCLDTCLKGKTIYRKIIEDVFFRAMIRNIITAEDEERIYRHAKICFWRELFAEFNIVGVELSDSILYQARLLIKGNAAWDSCTLDVNGNYMVMGWKGTPLQSISAWKIHEQNNQHD